From a single Tissierellales bacterium genomic region:
- a CDS encoding glycine cleavage system protein H, which produces MKVLEGLLYTEDHEWIKIDGDEATIGLADYAQDALG; this is translated from the coding sequence ATGAAGGTTTTAGAAGGATTACTTTATACTGAGGATCATGAATGGATAAAAATTGATGGTGATGAAGCAACAATAGGATTAGCAGATTATGCTCAAGATGCTTTAGGAG